In Bacillus sp. S3, the sequence AGAATACCCGCTTCCATCTGTTGAATTCGATATCCTCTATATCCCAATTCCTCTTTGAGGTGCTTCCTATCTCCAATGACATGCATACAAAGCGGAACTTGATACAGATTCACATTAGGCATTATTAATCCAAATTGTAACAACTGCCGGTAATCCCCCTGAATTATACTCCGAAGTGCATGTGTGGAGTTGTCATAAGAATAGGCACCATTTGGAACTCCTTCTACGTTGTAAAAACTGCCATATAATGAAACACGACTCTCCACATTCCCATGTGTGCCATCAAGGTCATTCTGATACGAGAAGGAAAAGGTCTCTTTTAACAAAGTCGATAGTTGCGTTTGACTCACTTTACCCATTATAAAATCAAGATCCGGAGAATGCCGCTCCCTGCAAACGGCGGCGAAATCGTACGAAAAACTCTCGGCATAGGGAAGCAAGATCATTTCCGAATCCAAGGAAAGTTTCACATTACTGTCTTTCTTTATCTTCACAAATGACTCTGTTGTTTCAAACATGGATGCCTCATTAAATTTTTTCAGCATCGGATAATCCATAACCCTCTTTGAACGGTTATAGGAAACATGCTCCAACAGTGGGACTTCCCGACATAACTCAGTGGCAGAAATAATTTCCCCTCTATTATGTTCGTCGTCAACTCTCATGTTAGATGGATTAACAGATAATGGAATAACTGCATATACACTTTCATCCTGATTAGACAGACCAAGCAAATGATTAATCGACCGATCAAGAAATTGGTAATATACCCGAGATGAAAATCCTATTCGTTTGGCCACTTCTAAAGATTGGCCAATCAACACACCTGCATCTAACCCTTGGAGCCTATAGGAAAAATTATTGTATTTATAAAAGTTTTTCCAAAAAAGCGTTGAGATAAAAACAGTGCAAAAACTGTCAGAAAGATCACAGCTATTTCCAAGACTTCTTGATAAGTAGGAATCGTAATTTCCTTCTCGCAGCAAGAGGAGGCGGTGGTGTGCCGCATCGTAATGGTAAAGTCCAATTGGTGCGTCCTTCATCTTTATATACACATATAATTCATTGGGATATAACGCCCCTCCAGAGGGGACAAATCTGCGTAGTAACTGGGCATAGCTCGCATCCTCTATTCCCTCGGTGTCCCCGAATAAAGCGGATTGCGCGTATTGGGTAATGCCGTATACATACCATAAGAAATGACCTAGCTCCTTAAGACTGGGTTCCGTCTGAACTTCCCGTCCTTCCAGTGTTAACGGTACCTCTGCGTTCAGTGGAAACTCTGGTAAGCTGCGGTACAGTTTATAAGGAAGTGGTGCATCCTCCCAGTCCACTTGCCAATCTGGCGGAGCAACTTTTTTCGTATCAAAGTGAAGATGATGTACAAATGTTTCTAGCTCCAATCTTATACACCTCCTACTTCTCAATTATGGGAATGGGTGGGGAAAGGGATTAAGTTGTTCATACGATAACGGCTGTTTTATAAATCCAAGTTTCATTGGCACGCTAAGGACCCTCTCCAGCCCTTTCACACGGGTCAGGTGGTGTCCGAATGTCATCGGTAACATGCCAGGGATCAATACTTTCACACAGAACAATCCATTCCGTTTGGTTATCGGTGTCGTTTGATCCACCAC encodes:
- a CDS encoding SagB family peptide dehydrogenase codes for the protein MELETFVHHLHFDTKKVAPPDWQVDWEDAPLPYKLYRSLPEFPLNAEVPLTLEGREVQTEPSLKELGHFLWYVYGITQYAQSALFGDTEGIEDASYAQLLRRFVPSGGALYPNELYVYIKMKDAPIGLYHYDAAHHRLLLLREGNYDSYLSRSLGNSCDLSDSFCTVFISTLFWKNFYKYNNFSYRLQGLDAGVLIGQSLEVAKRIGFSSRVYYQFLDRSINHLLGLSNQDESVYAVIPLSVNPSNMRVDDEHNRGEIISATELCREVPLLEHVSYNRSKRVMDYPMLKKFNEASMFETTESFVKIKKDSNVKLSLDSEMILLPYAESFSYDFAAVCRERHSPDLDFIMGKVSQTQLSTLLKETFSFSYQNDLDGTHGNVESRVSLYGSFYNVEGVPNGAYSYDNSTHALRSIIQGDYRQLLQFGLIMPNVNLYQVPLCMHVIGDRKHLKEELGYRGYRIQQMEAGILVQRLLLLSCALGMGGHPLLGFDANQCDELYRINSKGKTSLIQIPIGPYRPRAWLKGRLLT